The following are from one region of the Lacinutrix sp. Bg11-31 genome:
- the rpiB gene encoding ribose 5-phosphate isomerase B, translated as MTISIGNDHAGTDYKFAIIKHLEAKGIIVTNHGTDASDSVDYPDFVHPVANDVESKKADFGILICGSANGVAMTANKHQGIRAGICWTKEITALTRQHNNANICCIPARYTALQQAIAIVDMFLETKFEGGRHQNRVDKIPC; from the coding sequence ATGACTATTTCAATAGGAAACGATCACGCAGGAACAGACTATAAATTTGCTATTATTAAGCATTTAGAAGCTAAAGGTATTATAGTAACTAATCATGGAACAGATGCTAGCGATAGTGTAGATTATCCAGATTTTGTACATCCTGTAGCAAACGACGTAGAAAGTAAAAAAGCAGATTTTGGAATATTAATTTGTGGAAGCGCAAATGGTGTAGCCATGACAGCAAATAAACACCAAGGTATTAGAGCAGGTATATGTTGGACTAAAGAAATTACAGCACTAACAAGACAACATAATAATGCAAATATTTGTTGTATTCCTGCACGTTACACTGCATTACAACAAGCTATTGCAATAGTAGATATGTTTTTAGAAACTAAATTTGAAGGTGGAAGACATCAAAACCGTGTAGATAAAATACCTTGTTAA
- a CDS encoding cation diffusion facilitator family transporter — MSHNHSHNHAHDHSNLRGRKLLISILLNIVITVAQVIGGLLSGSLALLSDALHNFSDVISLIVSYIAEKLSKKKASLHKTFGYKRAEILAAFINASTLIIVAILLIIEAVKRFQNPQTIESNLVIWLAFIAILGNGFSVLLLKKDSKSNMNMRSAYLHLITDMMASVAVLIGGLLMKFYQLFWVDSVLTFAIAVYLIYMGIDLLKESTKVLMLFTPDTIPIDEIVKEINAIEDISNVHHIHVWQLNEDETHFEAHVDFEKNITLTEFDVILSKIEELLFHKFEINHINIQPEFGKDDVKDVIVQD; from the coding sequence TTGTCACATAATCACTCACATAATCATGCGCATGATCACAGTAATCTAAGAGGACGCAAACTTTTAATATCTATATTATTAAATATAGTAATAACAGTTGCTCAAGTTATTGGTGGATTGCTTTCTGGTAGTCTTGCTTTGTTAAGTGATGCTTTACACAATTTTAGCGATGTTATCTCTTTAATTGTAAGTTATATAGCCGAAAAATTATCTAAAAAAAAAGCCTCTCTACATAAAACATTCGGTTATAAAAGAGCCGAAATTTTAGCTGCTTTTATTAATGCATCAACCTTAATAATTGTTGCTATTTTATTGATTATTGAAGCTGTTAAACGTTTTCAAAACCCGCAAACCATAGAAAGTAATTTAGTTATTTGGTTAGCATTTATTGCTATTTTAGGTAATGGATTTAGTGTTTTACTTCTTAAAAAAGATAGTAAATCTAACATGAATATGAGAAGCGCTTATTTACATCTTATAACAGATATGATGGCAAGTGTGGCTGTTTTAATTGGTGGTTTATTAATGAAATTCTATCAATTATTTTGGGTAGATAGTGTACTTACATTTGCTATTGCTGTTTATCTTATTTATATGGGAATAGATTTATTAAAAGAATCTACCAAAGTTCTCATGTTATTTACTCCAGATACGATTCCTATAGATGAAATTGTTAAAGAAATTAATGCTATTGAAGACATAAGTAATGTGCACCATATACATGTTTGGCAATTAAATGAAGATGAAACTCATTTTGAAGCACACGTAGATTTTGAAAAAAACATTACCTTAACAGAGTTTGATGTTATTCTCTCTAAAATTGAAGAACTCTTGTTTCATAAATTTGAAATTAACCATATTAATATTCAGCCAGAATTTGGAAAGGACGATGTTAAAGATGTAATTGTGCAGGATTAA
- a CDS encoding GNAT family N-acetyltransferase, giving the protein MLEIKVKSFQELTTTELYNLLQLRSEVFVVEQDCVYQDIDNKDQKALHVIGLKNKKIVAYTRLFKPGDYFNLSSIGRVVVDKNERQHKYGYDIMEASIKSIKDHYNTTEIKISAQCYLKRFYNNLNFFEIGEEYLEDGIPHIGMLYKK; this is encoded by the coding sequence ATGCTAGAAATTAAAGTAAAAAGCTTTCAAGAATTAACAACTACAGAGTTATATAACTTACTACAACTAAGAAGCGAAGTTTTTGTGGTAGAACAAGATTGCGTCTATCAAGACATAGATAATAAAGACCAAAAAGCACTACATGTAATAGGCCTAAAAAATAAAAAAATAGTCGCTTATACACGCTTATTTAAACCAGGAGATTATTTCAATTTATCAAGTATAGGTAGAGTAGTGGTCGATAAAAATGAAAGACAACATAAATACGGTTACGATATTATGGAAGCGTCTATAAAATCTATAAAAGACCATTATAATACAACCGAAATAAAGATTTCGGCACAATGTTATCTTAAACGTTTTTATAACAACCTAAACTTTTTCGAAATAGGAGAGGAGTATCTAGAAGATGGTATTCCACACATTGGGATGCTTTATAAAAAATAA
- a CDS encoding OmpA family protein, whose product MKYLIIILLFITQLGFSQKEFTHDVYFDTDKYVVPLTEENRLLLFISKLDTIPVEKVSIYGFTDDRGSNEYNLELSQNRADAIKEMFAGYGIDPDLITNVNGKGEILLKVLNEEEIHQIRGLNRKVEVIVTKKLPTKPVEDVISSVDEKIVFEETNKEKTTDDIKKGTIKKGDKIRLDKIYFKTSYSYVTSDSKKTLEALAKIMVENKNVYFTIQGHVCCTQNSRDAVDKKTRKRNLSVARAKYIYDYLERKGVDTRRMKFVGLRRKFPLGGEPQFDRRVEILVTYVGKAN is encoded by the coding sequence ATGAAATATTTAATTATCATACTTCTATTTATAACTCAGCTTGGGTTTTCTCAAAAGGAATTTACTCACGATGTCTATTTTGATACAGATAAGTATGTTGTACCATTAACAGAAGAGAATAGACTTTTACTATTTATTTCTAAGTTAGACACCATTCCTGTAGAAAAGGTTTCAATCTATGGTTTTACAGACGATAGAGGTTCTAACGAATACAATTTAGAACTCTCTCAAAATCGTGCAGATGCTATAAAAGAAATGTTTGCAGGTTATGGCATTGATCCAGATTTAATTACAAATGTTAATGGTAAAGGAGAAATACTTTTAAAGGTTTTAAATGAAGAAGAAATTCACCAAATTCGAGGTTTAAATAGAAAAGTTGAAGTTATTGTAACTAAAAAACTACCTACCAAACCTGTTGAAGATGTAATAAGTAGTGTTGATGAAAAGATTGTTTTTGAAGAAACTAACAAAGAAAAAACTACAGACGATATTAAAAAAGGCACCATAAAAAAAGGTGATAAAATTCGTTTAGATAAAATATACTTTAAGACTAGTTACAGTTATGTAACTTCAGATTCTAAGAAAACATTAGAAGCACTTGCAAAAATTATGGTAGAAAATAAAAACGTTTATTTTACTATTCAAGGTCATGTGTGTTGCACGCAAAACAGTCGAGATGCGGTTGATAAAAAAACAAGAAAACGTAATTTATCTGTAGCTAGAGCTAAATATATTTATGATTATTTAGAACGAAAAGGAGTAGATACAAGACGAATGAAATTTGTGGGTTTACGAAGAAAATTTCCTCTTGGTGGAGAACCACAATTCGATAGACGCGTAGAAATTTTAGTTACTTATGTTGGTAAGGCTAATTAA
- a CDS encoding S41 family peptidase encodes MKKLLKQRVLIPVLALTLLITGSAFKTYNNDFFEIAKQIEIFTTLFKELNMNYVDETNPGELMDNAIKNMLNDLDPYTKFYNEQDVEAARIQRTGDYTGVGAQVRILKDKLLIVEPYKGYPADKAGLKAGDEIIKIDGQVVADYKDDAGNLLKGVPNSSAEITYVRQGKTANTTVKRSEIEIDAVPHFSMIDETTGYIVLRKFNAKASQQTGYALKDLKAQGAKSVILDLRGNPGGLLNEAVNVVNLFVPKGQLVVTTKSKVKKYNRTYYTKRDPIDTEIPVVVLINGRSASASEIVSGTIQDLDRGVVVGARSFGKGLVQRPKKLTYGTQLKVTISRYYTPSGRCIQALDYWNKDEEGNAVRVKQKDYNAFKTKNGRKVFDGGGVFPDEALDYSKNSAITKAILSNQSIFDYATKYYYNHQNISDINNWKLSDSDFQDFKSFLKSSDFSFETETEKSLSKALEVAKTENLDDDIQRDYNNLIQNLNNSKLKAVDDNKSQLMGLLSDEIIKRYVYREGLYDYYKLHNKEIKKASEILANPSKYERYLK; translated from the coding sequence ATGAAAAAACTACTAAAACAACGCGTACTCATTCCTGTATTAGCACTTACATTATTAATTACAGGTTCTGCTTTTAAAACATATAACAACGATTTTTTCGAGATTGCAAAGCAAATTGAAATATTCACTACCCTTTTTAAAGAGTTGAATATGAATTATGTAGACGAAACAAATCCTGGTGAATTAATGGATAATGCCATTAAAAATATGCTAAATGATCTGGATCCTTATACTAAATTCTATAACGAGCAAGATGTAGAAGCTGCACGAATTCAAAGAACCGGAGATTATACAGGTGTTGGAGCTCAAGTACGTATATTAAAAGACAAACTATTAATAGTAGAACCATACAAAGGTTACCCTGCAGATAAAGCAGGTTTAAAAGCAGGAGACGAAATTATTAAAATAGATGGTCAAGTTGTTGCAGATTATAAAGATGATGCAGGAAACTTACTTAAAGGTGTCCCTAATTCTTCTGCAGAAATTACATATGTAAGACAAGGTAAAACGGCAAATACAACCGTAAAACGTAGCGAAATTGAAATTGATGCTGTACCACATTTCTCTATGATTGATGAAACTACAGGTTACATTGTACTTAGAAAATTTAACGCAAAAGCGTCTCAGCAAACAGGTTATGCTTTAAAAGATTTAAAAGCGCAAGGTGCAAAAAGTGTTATTTTAGACTTACGCGGAAATCCAGGTGGATTACTAAACGAAGCGGTTAATGTTGTAAACCTATTTGTACCTAAAGGTCAATTAGTAGTAACAACTAAATCTAAAGTTAAAAAATACAATAGAACATACTATACTAAAAGAGATCCAATAGACACAGAAATTCCTGTTGTAGTGTTAATAAATGGTAGAAGTGCTTCTGCAAGTGAAATTGTTTCTGGAACCATTCAAGATTTAGATAGAGGTGTTGTTGTTGGTGCAAGAAGCTTTGGAAAAGGCTTAGTACAACGTCCTAAAAAATTAACCTATGGTACACAGTTAAAAGTTACTATTTCTCGTTATTATACACCTTCTGGTCGCTGTATTCAAGCTTTAGATTACTGGAATAAAGATGAAGAAGGAAATGCAGTACGTGTAAAACAAAAAGATTACAACGCTTTTAAAACTAAAAACGGTAGAAAGGTATTTGATGGTGGTGGTGTTTTTCCAGATGAAGCTTTAGATTACTCTAAAAACTCAGCAATTACAAAAGCTATTTTAAGCAATCAGAGTATTTTCGATTATGCTACAAAGTACTATTACAATCATCAAAACATTAGTGATATTAACAACTGGAAACTATCCGATTCAGATTTTCAAGATTTTAAAAGCTTCTTAAAGTCTTCCGATTTTTCTTTTGAAACTGAAACTGAAAAGTCTCTTAGTAAAGCTTTAGAGGTTGCTAAGACAGAGAATTTAGATGATGACATTCAACGTGATTATAATAACTTAATTCAAAATTTAAATAATTCAAAATTAAAAGCTGTAGACGATAATAAATCGCAACTAATGGGTTTATTAAGCGACGAAATAATTAAGCGTTACGTTTATAGAGAAGGCTTATACGACTATTATAAGCTACATAATAAAGAGATAAAAAAGGCTTCAGAAATATTAGCTAATCCATCTAAATACGAACGCTATTTAAAATAA
- the rnpA gene encoding ribonuclease P protein component: MKLTYNKHEKLKSQKTIEKLFLDGNSVSAYPLRLVYLKHGDSRKVGVSVSKRNFKLAVDRIRIKRLLREAYRLNKTMLIDNEVNDYTLMILYISKDMPDFELVDTKMKKVLIKFTEAIFKS; encoded by the coding sequence ATGAAGCTCACCTACAATAAACACGAAAAATTAAAAAGCCAGAAAACCATCGAGAAATTATTTCTTGACGGAAACTCGGTTTCGGCATATCCTTTGCGGTTAGTCTATTTAAAACATGGAGATTCTAGAAAGGTTGGTGTTTCGGTTAGTAAGCGAAATTTTAAACTTGCAGTAGACAGAATTCGTATAAAACGCTTGCTTCGTGAAGCTTATAGACTAAACAAAACCATGTTAATTGATAATGAAGTTAACGATTATACGTTAATGATTTTATATATTAGTAAAGATATGCCTGATTTTGAATTGGTAGATACCAAAATGAAGAAGGTTTTAATAAAATTTACAGAAGCTATTTTTAAAAGTTAG
- a CDS encoding M1 family metallopeptidase, translating into MKKILLFSLSASLFLMGCGASKSVSTPTNSTTSSQTSTASAKSAYWQQHVDYKMEIDMDVNNYQYQGKQKLVYTNNSPDVLNKVFYHLFFNAFQPGSEMDARLQSIADPDGRMVTEVNGKKESRISTLKPNEIGYINVTSLKQNGSSVKHLTAGTVLEVTLNKAIQPGESVTFDMVFDAQVPVQIRRSGRNNAEGVALSMTQWYPKLSEYDFEGWHAYPYIGREFHGVWGDFDLKLTIDKNYVVGGTGYLQPNPVVKGDKKTLHFKAPNVHDFTWAADPEYIHDTMQVPNGPMLNFYYKKNLPAENLENWKKLQPKTVEMMQYFSENIGKYPYDQYSVIQGGDGGMEYAMCTLITGKRKFGSLMGVTAHEMAHTWFQFLLATNEGKHEWMDEGFTSYISDYAMDYINKENKDNPAASAYRGYNYLAKSGKEKPQSTHADRYETNMAYGITAYNKGEVFLSQLGYVIGEDNLKKTLKQYFIDWSFKHPTPNDFIRVAEKVSGLELEWYLTDWTMTTNTIDYGVKNIEGNTVTLERIGEMPMPIDLEVTYTDDSTESLYIPLQMMRGEKPTTATTIADWAWAHPTYTFKAKKAVKSVEIDAKNVMADINKDNNKK; encoded by the coding sequence ATGAAAAAAATACTTCTTTTTAGCCTTTCGGCTTCATTGTTTTTAATGGGTTGTGGCGCATCTAAAAGTGTCTCTACTCCTACAAACTCGACTACATCATCTCAAACAAGTACAGCTTCAGCTAAATCTGCTTATTGGCAACAACATGTAGATTACAAAATGGAGATTGATATGGACGTTAATAACTACCAGTATCAAGGAAAACAAAAACTAGTTTACACTAATAATTCTCCAGATGTGTTAAACAAAGTATTCTATCATTTATTCTTTAATGCGTTCCAACCAGGAAGCGAAATGGACGCAAGACTTCAATCTATTGCAGATCCAGATGGTAGAATGGTAACAGAAGTTAATGGTAAAAAAGAAAGCAGAATTAGCACATTAAAACCTAACGAAATTGGTTACATAAATGTAACATCTCTTAAGCAAAACGGAAGTAGTGTAAAACACTTAACTGCTGGTACTGTTTTAGAGGTAACTTTAAATAAAGCAATCCAACCAGGAGAAAGTGTTACTTTCGATATGGTTTTCGATGCTCAAGTTCCTGTGCAAATTCGTCGCTCTGGTAGAAATAATGCAGAAGGTGTTGCGTTATCGATGACGCAATGGTATCCTAAATTATCTGAATATGATTTTGAAGGATGGCATGCTTATCCATACATTGGAAGAGAGTTCCATGGTGTTTGGGGAGATTTTGATTTAAAGCTAACTATCGATAAAAATTATGTTGTTGGTGGTACTGGATATCTTCAACCTAATCCTGTTGTAAAAGGAGACAAGAAAACGCTTCATTTTAAAGCACCAAATGTTCACGATTTTACTTGGGCTGCAGATCCAGAATATATTCACGATACAATGCAAGTGCCTAATGGACCAATGCTTAATTTTTATTATAAGAAAAACTTACCTGCCGAAAACTTAGAAAACTGGAAAAAACTTCAGCCTAAAACGGTTGAAATGATGCAGTATTTTAGTGAAAATATTGGCAAATACCCTTATGATCAATACTCTGTTATTCAAGGTGGAGATGGTGGAATGGAATATGCAATGTGTACTTTAATTACTGGTAAACGTAAATTTGGTAGTTTAATGGGTGTTACAGCTCACGAAATGGCACACACATGGTTTCAGTTCTTATTAGCAACAAACGAAGGGAAACACGAGTGGATGGACGAAGGCTTTACAAGTTACATTAGTGATTATGCTATGGATTATATTAATAAAGAAAATAAAGACAATCCTGCAGCAAGCGCATACAGAGGTTATAATTATTTAGCAAAATCTGGAAAAGAGAAACCACAGTCTACTCATGCAGATCGTTACGAAACTAATATGGCTTATGGAATAACAGCTTACAATAAAGGAGAAGTATTTTTGTCTCAATTAGGTTACGTTATTGGTGAAGACAATTTAAAGAAAACTCTAAAACAATATTTTATAGATTGGTCTTTTAAACATCCAACACCAAACGATTTTATTCGTGTAGCAGAAAAAGTATCTGGTTTAGAATTAGAATGGTATTTAACAGACTGGACTATGACTACAAATACTATAGATTATGGCGTAAAAAACATTGAAGGTAACACAGTAACTTTAGAGCGTATTGGTGAAATGCCAATGCCTATAGATCTTGAAGTTACGTATACAGATGATTCTACAGAAAGTCTTTACATTCCTCTACAAATGATGCGTGGAGAAAAGCCAACAACAGCAACTACAATTGCAGATTGGGCTTGGGCTCACCCAACATATACTTTTAAAGCTAAAAAAGCTGTAAAAAGTGTAGAAATTGATGCTAAAAATGTAATGGCAGATATTAACAAAGATAATAATAAGAAGTAA
- a CDS encoding S8 family peptidase yields MKLINKTLLFSLFSAAILSSCGGGTPILSTPVENIDTSPIKEADLSEAEAHNWGHLDLAKDTIPGMSVDKAYSEIIKGKKGQKIIVAVIDSGIDISHEDLDGVLWTNKKEIAGNGKDDDKNGYIDDIHGWNFLGDGHDEQLEYIRLVASGDTSAPRFAEAKTKYDTDYNAAVAGKQQYEGIYNSVESAHKTLAAHFKKEDYTSKEVAAITTEDATLKAAVESANSMFARGAKSLPEVLEQVKGGVDYYGDQVAYNLNKDFKGRTTGDNPNDWNDKPGYGNGNVMPVKKSESHGTHVSGIIAAERNNGLGANGVANNVEIMAIRAVPNGDEYDKDVAKAIRYAVDNGAKVINGSFGKSFSPHADWVRDAIKYASDKGVVFVHAAGNSSEDVDTEPNFPDDNVNYVEVSNTYIRVGALAPKYGTAMVANFSNYGKKNVDVFAPGAKIYSTTPENEYKTMGGTSMASPAVAGVAALVWSQYPKLTAAQVKQIIMDSGLAISAKVVVGGNGEDVRPFGDLTKSGKMVNAYNALIMASQISK; encoded by the coding sequence ATGAAACTAATTAATAAAACACTTTTGTTTTCTCTATTTTCAGCTGCAATTTTATCTAGCTGTGGTGGTGGAACACCAATTTTATCAACACCTGTTGAAAATATCGACACTTCACCTATAAAAGAAGCAGATTTATCTGAGGCTGAAGCTCATAATTGGGGACATTTAGATCTTGCAAAAGATACTATTCCTGGAATGAGTGTTGATAAAGCGTATAGTGAAATTATAAAAGGTAAAAAAGGTCAAAAAATTATTGTAGCTGTTATTGATTCTGGAATTGATATTTCTCATGAAGATTTAGATGGTGTACTTTGGACTAACAAAAAAGAAATTGCTGGTAACGGAAAAGACGACGATAAAAATGGTTATATAGATGATATCCATGGTTGGAATTTTCTTGGTGATGGCCACGATGAACAATTAGAATACATTCGTTTAGTAGCAAGTGGAGACACAAGTGCTCCTAGATTTGCAGAAGCTAAGACTAAATATGATACAGATTATAATGCAGCTGTAGCTGGGAAGCAACAGTATGAAGGTATTTACAACTCTGTTGAAAGCGCACACAAAACATTAGCAGCACATTTTAAAAAGGAAGATTATACTTCTAAAGAAGTAGCAGCTATTACAACTGAAGATGCTACGTTAAAAGCAGCTGTTGAGTCTGCAAATAGCATGTTTGCAAGAGGAGCTAAATCTCTTCCTGAAGTTTTAGAGCAAGTAAAAGGTGGTGTTGATTATTATGGAGACCAAGTAGCTTATAACTTAAATAAAGACTTTAAAGGAAGAACAACTGGAGATAATCCAAACGATTGGAATGATAAGCCAGGTTACGGAAACGGAAACGTTATGCCAGTAAAAAAATCTGAAAGTCATGGAACTCACGTTTCAGGAATTATTGCTGCAGAACGTAACAATGGTTTAGGAGCAAATGGTGTTGCTAATAATGTTGAAATTATGGCAATTCGTGCTGTACCAAATGGAGATGAGTATGATAAAGATGTTGCAAAAGCAATTAGATATGCAGTAGATAATGGTGCAAAAGTAATTAATGGAAGTTTTGGTAAAAGTTTTTCTCCACATGCTGACTGGGTTAGAGATGCAATAAAATACGCTAGTGATAAAGGTGTGGTTTTTGTTCATGCAGCAGGAAACTCTAGTGAAGATGTAGATACAGAGCCAAACTTTCCAGACGATAACGTAAATTATGTAGAAGTTAGTAATACTTACATTCGTGTTGGTGCATTAGCTCCTAAATATGGTACAGCTATGGTTGCAAACTTCTCTAACTACGGAAAGAAAAATGTAGATGTATTTGCACCTGGTGCAAAAATATATTCTACAACACCAGAAAACGAATACAAAACTATGGGAGGAACGTCTATGGCATCTCCTGCTGTTGCTGGTGTTGCTGCTTTAGTTTGGTCTCAATACCCTAAGTTAACAGCTGCTCAGGTTAAGCAAATTATTATGGATTCTGGTTTAGCAATAAGCGCTAAAGTAGTTGTTGGTGGTAATGGAGAAGATGTAAGACCTTTTGGAGATTTAACTAAATCTGGTAAAATGGTAAATGCATACAATGCTTTAATTATGGCTTCGCAAATATCTAAGTAA
- a CDS encoding MBL fold metallo-hydrolase — translation MNLYPINAGNFKLDGGAMFGVVPKSLWTRTNPADSNNMIDIAARCLLIEDGNRLILIDTGMGNKQSEKFYSYYHLWGDDTIDKSLAKYGFHRDDITDVFMTHLHFDHCGGSIQYNKDRTLLEPAFKNAHFWSNKKHWQWATQPNRREVASFLKENIMPMEDSGHLKFTKLPQNPSEDILKNSALGFDIFFANGHTEKQMIPMINYKGKTICFMADLLPTVGHLPIPFVMGYDTRPLLTLDEKEKFLNLAATHNYYLFLEHDAHNEIITVQHTKKGVRLKDSFSSNDIFNL, via the coding sequence ATGAATTTATATCCAATAAATGCTGGGAATTTTAAGTTAGATGGTGGTGCAATGTTTGGTGTTGTACCAAAATCGCTATGGACGCGAACCAATCCTGCAGATAGCAATAACATGATTGATATTGCTGCGCGTTGTTTGTTAATTGAAGACGGAAACCGTTTAATTTTAATAGACACTGGAATGGGAAATAAGCAAAGCGAAAAATTCTATAGTTATTATCATCTTTGGGGAGACGATACTATAGATAAATCTTTAGCTAAATATGGTTTTCATCGCGATGATATTACAGATGTTTTCATGACGCATCTACACTTCGACCACTGTGGTGGGTCTATACAATATAATAAAGATAGAACGCTATTAGAACCCGCTTTTAAAAATGCTCATTTTTGGAGTAACAAAAAACATTGGCAATGGGCAACACAGCCTAATCGTCGAGAGGTTGCTTCTTTTTTAAAGGAAAATATAATGCCAATGGAAGACAGTGGGCATTTAAAATTTACTAAACTTCCACAGAATCCTTCAGAAGACATTCTAAAAAATTCAGCCTTAGGATTCGATATTTTTTTCGCCAATGGTCATACCGAAAAGCAAATGATTCCAATGATTAATTACAAAGGTAAAACCATTTGTTTTATGGCAGATTTATTACCAACGGTTGGGCACTTGCCAATACCGTTTGTAATGGGTTACGACACAAGGCCTTTACTAACTTTAGACGAAAAAGAAAAATTCCTTAACCTCGCAGCAACTCATAATTATTACTTATTTTTGGAACACGATGCGCATAACGAAATAATTACTGTGCAGCACACTAAAAAAGGTGTGCGCTTAAAAGACTCTTTTTCAAGCAACGACATTTTTAATCTTTAA